The following coding sequences lie in one Rutidosis leptorrhynchoides isolate AG116_Rl617_1_P2 chromosome 6, CSIRO_AGI_Rlap_v1, whole genome shotgun sequence genomic window:
- the LOC139853134 gene encoding polygalacturonase-like, translating to MVIKHILVLLCIIFHHSSSMVTYNVVNLGAINNGQVDTKDAFLKAWNLACAATSPAIINVPTGNYLIASAVLFSGQTCNSNAITFNIYGTLVAPSSYNAIGSDGVWIKFQRVNNLTITGGTLDAQGATLWACKSSGKTCPSGATTLGIYHSQNVVISNLSSLNSQMFHIMLYASTNVKVQGVSVLASAQSPNTDGIHLQLSTNVIILSSKISTGDDCISIGPGNSNIWIENVACGPGHGISIGSLGSALEEAGVQNVTVKTATFTGTQNGVRIKTWAKPSNGFVKDVVFEQVTMVNVKNPIIIDQYYCPGSKNCPKGEVAEVKISNVLYDDIHGTSATQVAVKLNCSTISPCSGISFENINLVYKGQPAISSCTNAATASGSLQSTSCM from the exons ATGGTTATCAAACATATTCTAGTGTTACTTTGTATCATCTTTCATCACTCATCATCAATGGTTACATATAACGTTGTAAATCTTGGAGCCATAAACAATGGTCAAGTCGACACGAAAGACGCGTTCTTGAAAGCGTGGAACTTGGCGTGTGCAGCAACTAGTCCTGCGATCATCAATGTGCCAACCGGTAACTACTTGATTGCTTCTGCAGTCTTATTCTCTGGCCAAACATGTAATAGCAATGCAATCACATTTAACATTTATGGTACGTTGGTGGCACCCTCGAGTTACAATGCTATTGGTAGTGACGGAGTTTGGATCAAGTTTCAACGAGTTAACAATCTAACCATAACCGGTGGAACCCTTGATGCCCAAGGTGCTACTCTATGGGCCTGCAAGTCATCTGGAAAGACATGTCCTTCAGGCGCTACG ACACTTGGAATCTACCATTCACAAAATGTTGTGATCAGTAACTTAAGTTCATTAAACAGTCAAATGTTTCACATTATGCTCTATGCAAGCACCAACGTGAAAGTACAAGGGGTGAGCGTTTTAGCATCAGCACAAAGCCCGAACACAGATGGTATCCATTTACAGTTATCCACGAACGTCATCATCTTGAGCTCTAAGATCTCTACAGGGGATGATTGCATCTCGATAGGCCCAGGCAATTCTAATATCTGGATTGAGAACGTGGCATGCGGCCCCGGTCATGGCATAAG CATTGGAAGTCTCGGGTCAGCATTGGAAGAAGCTGGTGTCCAGAATGTAACAGTAAAAACAGCAACATTTACAGGAACACAAAATGGTGTACGGATAAAAACATGGGCGAAGCCTAGCAATGGGTTCGTGAAAGATGTTGTTTTTGAGCAAGTGACTATGGTGAACGTTAAAAACCCGATCATAATAGACCAATATTACTGTCCCGGCAGTAAGAATTGCCCAAAGGGTGAAGTTGCTGAAGTTAAAATAAGTAATGTGTTGTATGATGATATACATGGTACATCAGCTACTCAAGTGGCAGTAAAACTTAATTGTAGTACAATAAGTCCATGCAGTGGAATTAGCTTTGAGAATATCAACCTGGTATATAAGGGTCAACCAGCGATTTCGTCTTGCACTAATGCTGCTACTGCATCTGGATCACTTCAATCTACAAGCTGTATGTAG